In Paenibacillus sonchi, the genomic stretch GTTCAGCAACCTTACCTTTAATTATTTTCCCATTTTCAAGATCAAGTTCACTCGCATTTAAATGAGCGAAGGGTCTATGATTCTTTTCTATTGTTGGACATTTCGAGTCCCTATAATGAGAAAAATGAGTTTTTGTATTTTCTGATTTATCAGCCCGAATATAAATTTTCTCACCACAAACACGGCATAAACCTTCTTTTCTATTTTCGCAATTCTTTAACCAATCATCAATTCCATAAAGCTCATTAGTGACTATATCTATGGCTTCATACATTAACATCCACTCCCTTCGAATTATTATTATGCACTGTAAATAAGCAGAATTAATCTAATGTTAATTATCTACTATTTAGATATTTTGTTCTCAAATAAAACACATGATTTCAAGGCTTTAAATGACGTTTATGTGAAATCTCTTTTTTATAGTTAAATACTTATTTCTAAGAAAAGGAGTTATGATCATTAGAGAACTCAAATCTCTTAATCAATTACAAATCTCCCAAGCAAACAAAATCACGCTTATTGAATTTGCCAAATCCCACGGCTACATTCTTGAAAATGGCGGCCGCTGCGCTCTTCATGCAAAACACAGTGGTGGTCTTTATTTTTTCAAAGACAGCAACAAATACTATCACTTCTCCACCGATACTCATGGCGGTCCAATCGACTTTGTAATGCAATTCTGGAATATGAATTTCAAAGAAGCTGTAGCTTTTCTACTGGAGAGTGAAACCCCACGCTTCACTCCTCTCCCCATTCTCCTCAAACAGCCGGCCAGCTCATTCTTCCAGACAAGGCATCCAACTATAGGCGAGTCGCTTGGTATCTCGTAAACGTTCGAGGAATTGACTCCGAAATACTGTCCCACCTCATGCACGAAAAAAAGCTTTATCAGCAATCCAAAACCGGAAACTGTGTTTTCATCGGATACGATCCTGATGGAATTCCTAAGTACTGTTCGATGAGAGGTTGCAACCCTAATCGCCCTTTTAAGCAGGATCGAATACATTCAGACAAAAGCTACCCATTTCTCATTCCTGGTAGTAACAACTGTAAGCGAGTCTATGTATTTGAAAGCCCCATCGACGCCATGAGCCATGCCACACTCACCAAGCTGAACGGGCTGGACTGGCGAACAGATCATCGAATCTCCCTTGGTTGCTTATCAGATAATGCCTTAGAGCGCTTCCTAACCAAATACAGTATGCATGAAATCATCTTCTGTTTAGACAACGACTATAACGCCACTTATCAAGATGGCAGCCCGGCTCCCAATTGGGGACAAGAGGCTGCCTTTAAATTTTCGGAAAAATATAAAACCTTAAGTTATCAAGTAAGTATTGAGAAACCTCAAAAAAAGGATGTAAACGAAGATTTAGCATTTTTTATAACACTAGAGAAAGAAAATGAGAAGAAGAATACAAAGGATATGGAGCATGAATATGAAAGATAAAGCTGTAGGAAATGTCAATAATAATGACATTAAAAATTCAGAGGGGTTAGAGAAAATAAAAAAAACCTCGGCGATACTTTCGCACGAGGAATCTTACCGATACTTTCGGATTAATAATAATTTATCATACCAGTAGGAATTTATCAATTGTAATATATTTTTTGTATTTCTATCAGTGAGAAACATAATGACAATTGGTTCTTAAATCTAATAAGTCCATAAAAGTGTTCTGTTCAAATGCTGAACTTAATCCTAATTTAAATGTAATATGATTTGTATAGTTAACATCTAGATGGTGCAAAGGGTGTAATCTACCGTTTTGATGTTCTTGATCATAATCATATCTTAAGTAACCAGGTTCGCTAAGCATTAACTCCTTCATTACTAACCAAACATTATCAATATATTTATCATTAGTCCCTTCTAATTCCTTTAAAATTTCCTCTAATACTTCGTAATGTCCTAGTAAACAATTAAAAGACATTTCTCCATCCGTACTAAACCACCCTGAGGCTGATGCACTTTTCAAGACCGAAAGAAACACGGTATCAATTTCAATTCTATTTTTTGATGAGATAAGCCTAATTGATTCCAAGCTAGGCAAATCTTCTTGTTGAATAATGAATGGAAAAT encodes the following:
- a CDS encoding toprim domain-containing protein; the encoded protein is MHEKKLYQQSKTGNCVFIGYDPDGIPKYCSMRGCNPNRPFKQDRIHSDKSYPFLIPGSNNCKRVYVFESPIDAMSHATLTKLNGLDWRTDHRISLGCLSDNALERFLTKYSMHEIIFCLDNDYNATYQDGSPAPNWGQEAAFKFSEKYKTLSYQVSIEKPQKKDVNEDLAFFITLEKENEKKNTKDMEHEYER
- a CDS encoding CHC2 zinc finger domain-containing protein — translated: MIIRELKSLNQLQISQANKITLIEFAKSHGYILENGGRCALHAKHSGGLYFFKDSNKYYHFSTDTHGGPIDFVMQFWNMNFKEAVAFLLESETPRFTPLPILLKQPASSFFQTRHPTIGESLGIS